From one Peptoniphilaceae bacterium AMB_02 genomic stretch:
- a CDS encoding metallophosphoesterase: MSIKIFHTSDNHLGMKFAKYPDDIRDKLIDARLGSIRKMVEFANQNAANLFVVAGDLFNSLNIPEKLVKAALDELNRFTGVVLVLPGNHDYYSGNEKLWKNFIDHMSDEVILLKEFKPYDLSEYGHNAVVYPAHCDSKHSKSNNIAWISTQKPDENRINIGIAHGAFEGITPDLEGNYFYMSRAELTSIPMDVWLIGHTHVPYPADGKPSEDRIYNAGTHEPDGMNYRYEGSGFLIEIDENKNINSSRYISGEYRFEDISLKIDSIEDLESLISMYSNGENANKLLRVKISGMLDRDFYEIKNVKYDELKSYLAYLDVADDELKIRLTKEDIGDYFIEGSFPHKMLNKLGNDEEALQIAFEMIEDSRRGV, encoded by the coding sequence ATGAGTATAAAAATATTTCATACTTCTGACAATCATCTGGGTATGAAATTTGCGAAATACCCGGATGATATAAGAGATAAATTAATAGATGCAAGGCTTGGTTCAATCAGGAAGATGGTAGAGTTTGCCAATCAAAATGCTGCTAATCTTTTTGTAGTTGCAGGCGATCTTTTCAATAGCTTAAATATACCGGAAAAGCTCGTAAAAGCAGCATTGGATGAATTAAACAGATTTACCGGCGTGGTTTTAGTGCTGCCGGGAAACCACGATTACTATAGCGGAAATGAAAAACTTTGGAAAAACTTCATAGACCATATGTCAGATGAAGTCATACTTTTAAAGGAATTTAAACCATATGATTTATCCGAGTACGGACACAATGCAGTAGTATATCCTGCTCACTGTGACAGTAAACATTCCAAATCTAATAATATTGCGTGGATTTCGACTCAAAAACCGGACGAAAACAGGATTAATATCGGTATTGCACATGGTGCATTCGAGGGCATTACTCCTGATTTGGAAGGGAACTATTTTTACATGTCCAGAGCAGAACTTACTTCCATACCGATGGATGTTTGGTTAATAGGGCATACACATGTGCCATATCCGGCAGACGGAAAACCGAGTGAAGACAGAATCTACAATGCCGGAACCCATGAGCCTGACGGTATGAATTATAGATACGAAGGTTCGGGCTTTTTGATAGAGATAGACGAGAACAAGAATATAAATTCAAGTAGATACATCAGCGGAGAGTATAGATTTGAGGACATAAGTCTTAAAATAGATTCGATTGAGGATTTAGAATCGCTGATCAGCATGTATTCAAACGGAGAAAATGCCAATAAATTACTTAGGGTAAAGATTTCGGGCATGCTTGACAGAGACTTTTATGAAATTAAAAACGTGAAATACGATGAGCTGAAGTCCTACCTGGCTTATTTGGATGTGGCCGATGATGAACTGAAAATCAGACTTACCAAAGAAGATATAGGAGACTATTTTATAGAAGGTTCATTTCCTCACAAAATGCTTAATAAACTTGGAAATGATGAAGAAGCACTACAGATAGCTTTTGAGATGATTGAAGATAGTAGAAGAGGTGTTTAG
- a CDS encoding YjjG family noncanonical pyrimidine nucleotidase, whose amino-acid sequence MVKKYKHLLFDADNTLLDFSSSEHHVIRKTLTEFNINDHELAIEYYRQISKEIWSELEAGTITMDKLKIDRFRRLIEKMESNANPKEMGEFFLYTLSESENTVEGALELCKNLSRDYKLYIASNGFYNVQIRRVQVSGLKPYINDYFISEEIGHSKPDSRFFLKIIDRIKPYSKGELLMIGDSESSDIRGASSVGIDSVYFNPEGYKSSIATYNIENLTEIYNLLEVI is encoded by the coding sequence ATGGTTAAGAAATATAAGCATTTACTTTTTGATGCCGATAATACACTGCTGGATTTCAGTTCATCCGAGCATCATGTAATAAGAAAGACATTAACTGAATTTAATATAAATGATCATGAATTAGCTATCGAATACTATAGGCAGATAAGCAAGGAGATTTGGAGTGAGCTTGAAGCCGGTACGATTACGATGGATAAGTTAAAAATTGACAGATTCAGAAGATTGATAGAAAAAATGGAGTCCAATGCCAACCCCAAAGAGATGGGCGAATTCTTTCTATACACTCTATCTGAATCAGAAAACACCGTAGAGGGAGCTCTAGAATTATGTAAAAACTTGTCTCGTGATTATAAATTATATATTGCAAGCAACGGGTTTTATAATGTGCAGATTAGGAGAGTTCAAGTATCGGGACTAAAACCTTATATTAATGATTACTTTATTTCGGAAGAAATCGGGCACAGTAAACCTGATAGCAGATTTTTTCTAAAGATAATAGACAGAATTAAGCCATACTCAAAGGGTGAATTATTGATGATAGGAGACTCTGAAAGCTCAGATATAAGGGGAGCTTCAAGTGTGGGTATAGACAGTGTATATTTTAATCCCGAAGGATACAAGAGCAGTATTGCAACTTATAATATAGAAAACTTAACTGAAATTTACAATCTGCTGGAGGTAATATGA